One Roseimaritima multifibrata DNA window includes the following coding sequences:
- a CDS encoding efflux RND transporter periplasmic adaptor subunit — translation MNDAIEPRPKWRWLRILATTICCIAILAGTAAAVVVINQTEPTAQQINATRKSAALVQTVGVVRGSYSPRIVVLGTVQAAQDIVLSPRVSGQVVEMSRRFVPGGMVRKGELLLRIDPADFQNAVSIRESELQQREASKEIEQARQRLAEKELKMLEGTIDETNRALVMREPQIASIEAEVAAAVAEVERAKLDLERSSIFAPFDAQIQSRSMNVGSQVRIGDELGRLIGLEEYWIMAAVPVRSLQWIKFPDETQSETLTAGTETAETNSDIETRSKGSKVILRHEDAWGPDVERVAHVSRMIGTLDQQTRLARVLITIADPLGQTSDAPPLILDTLIETEIIGRPITDVVRLRREFVRDNDRVWVLNDDKLQIRQTKIVFQDAEYAYIREGLETGDRVVTTTLATVAEGVGLREIEPTEDTEKQPSEEGEESSQPSPSEEAPA, via the coding sequence ATGAATGATGCGATTGAACCACGGCCCAAATGGCGCTGGCTTCGCATCTTGGCGACGACAATTTGCTGCATTGCAATATTGGCAGGGACGGCCGCTGCGGTGGTCGTTATCAATCAGACAGAACCGACGGCTCAGCAGATAAACGCGACTCGAAAATCGGCTGCCTTGGTGCAGACCGTTGGAGTGGTCCGCGGGAGCTATTCGCCGAGAATTGTTGTGCTGGGGACCGTCCAGGCAGCACAGGATATTGTGCTCAGTCCTCGCGTCAGCGGGCAGGTGGTCGAAATGTCAAGGCGATTTGTCCCTGGCGGCATGGTCCGCAAGGGCGAACTGCTTTTGCGAATCGATCCCGCCGATTTTCAAAATGCAGTCTCGATTCGCGAAAGCGAACTGCAGCAACGGGAAGCGTCTAAGGAGATTGAACAAGCACGCCAGCGGCTGGCTGAAAAAGAACTAAAAATGTTGGAAGGGACGATTGATGAAACCAATCGGGCCCTCGTCATGCGTGAACCACAGATCGCTTCGATCGAAGCGGAAGTGGCGGCGGCGGTCGCGGAAGTCGAACGCGCTAAGTTGGATCTGGAACGGAGCAGTATCTTCGCTCCGTTCGACGCCCAAATCCAAAGTCGCTCGATGAATGTCGGTTCTCAGGTCCGTATCGGAGACGAACTGGGACGGCTGATCGGTCTGGAAGAATACTGGATCATGGCAGCGGTTCCGGTCCGCAGCCTTCAGTGGATCAAATTTCCGGACGAAACCCAATCTGAAACGCTGACAGCGGGGACCGAGACGGCTGAAACCAATTCGGATATTGAAACTCGCTCGAAGGGTTCGAAGGTGATCCTCCGGCACGAGGACGCTTGGGGACCAGACGTCGAACGCGTCGCACACGTTTCCCGGATGATCGGGACTTTGGATCAGCAAACGCGATTGGCCCGAGTCCTGATTACCATCGCGGATCCCTTGGGGCAAACCTCTGACGCTCCTCCATTGATTCTGGATACGTTGATTGAAACCGAGATCATCGGTCGTCCGATTACGGACGTGGTTCGGCTTAGACGTGAATTCGTGCGAGACAACGATCGTGTTTGGGTATTGAACGACGACAAGCTACAAATCCGGCAAACCAAAATCGTCTTCCAAGACGCCGAATACGCTTACATTCGTGAGGGGTTGGAAACGGGCGATCGTGTTGTCACGACGACGTTGGCTACGGTTGCCGAAGGCGTTGGGCTGCGTGAGATCGAACCAACCGAAGATACTGAAAAACAGCCCAGCGAAGAGGGCGAAGAGAGCTCTCAGCCGAGCCCCTCAGAGGAGGCTCCCGCTTGA
- a CDS encoding efflux RND transporter permease subunit: protein MARNSIAANLLMFLLLGGGIWSAFAIQKEVFPQFQLDIVEITVGYPGAAPEEVEQGILRPIEEAVRGVDGIREISSEAREGRGEVLIELVAGQQRMKVFQDVDQAVSRIRTFPDQIEQPEVRLQSRQQEVMQVALYGPIEIWALRKLAEQLRDQLQANENITQVELRRVPAYVTHIEIPRQRLREYGLTLPDVADVIRSSSQDVAAGSVQTTAGEILLRVKARKQWADEFSKIEIVSGREGAVVTLGDIATVRDGFEEVGFHSQFSQTPSVELNIYRVGSQSPIEVAEAVEQTMKDFETVLPPGVTWRIDSNNAEEFRSRLGLVAENALMAVGIVLVILSLFLEVRLAFWVMMGMAVSFIGGLLFLPLVGVSVNMISLFGFLVVLGIVVDDAVVVGENVYEERQKRGNNEEAAVVGTQEVSGPVTFSILTNIVAFVPLLFIPGETGKFWGPLPIVVIVVLSLSLIESLFILPSHLGHARTARRSHGIGAWLHNGQQRFSRAFNRVVAFFYKPILSVCLRHRYITSTCAFALFLIVGGYATSAHMGMILMPEVSADEIEAGVRMPVGTTQDQAAEIADAVTEASVRMFEEHNLYEVAEGIKTNVRGQSFIDVEIVMKPPDERDMTANEVIELWRDSIGDLPGVTQVTFEAESGPGGARPDISIDLSHSDISVLEKATEAMVARLETYSNLRDLSDNYNKGKKQYDFTLRPEGRALGITDEELGEQLRGAFFGSLALRLLRGTNEIEVRVKLPEDQREDVHHLEDLVIRAPNGSEVPLLDVAEKKESLAFSSINRRDGRRVINISMDVEPKRAVTQVIDALNNKELKQLREDYPGITWTFEGSDAEMREATAALWGYFGLALAVIYSLLAIAFRGYIQPLIVLVAIPFGIVGAVMGHVMLGYDLSLVSLMGVIALSGVVINDSLIMIDYANRHRGEHTAFDAISMAGLRRFRPIMLTTLTTFGGLMPLIFEDSLQAQYIIPMAISLGFGILFSTAIILVLVPCLYLILEDITGLFAKPKPALAEGVR from the coding sequence ATGGCACGCAATTCGATTGCGGCGAACCTTTTGATGTTCCTTTTGCTGGGGGGCGGGATCTGGTCCGCCTTCGCCATTCAGAAAGAGGTCTTTCCACAGTTCCAACTGGACATTGTGGAGATCACTGTTGGCTATCCAGGGGCCGCGCCCGAAGAAGTCGAACAGGGAATTCTTCGTCCGATCGAAGAGGCGGTGCGAGGTGTCGACGGAATTCGTGAAATCTCCAGTGAAGCCCGCGAAGGACGGGGGGAGGTCCTGATCGAATTGGTCGCCGGTCAGCAACGCATGAAGGTTTTTCAAGACGTTGACCAAGCGGTTAGCCGCATTCGCACATTCCCCGATCAGATTGAACAGCCCGAAGTCCGTCTGCAATCGCGTCAACAAGAGGTGATGCAGGTTGCGCTCTATGGGCCAATCGAGATCTGGGCCCTTCGGAAACTAGCGGAGCAACTTCGTGACCAACTGCAAGCGAATGAAAATATCACCCAGGTGGAACTTCGCCGCGTTCCTGCTTACGTCACCCATATCGAAATTCCCCGTCAACGGCTGCGGGAATATGGGCTAACGCTCCCCGACGTCGCAGACGTTATTCGCAGCTCCAGCCAGGATGTCGCTGCCGGATCGGTGCAGACAACGGCTGGTGAGATTCTGCTTCGTGTGAAGGCGAGGAAACAGTGGGCCGATGAATTTTCCAAAATCGAAATCGTGTCCGGTCGAGAAGGAGCCGTCGTCACGTTAGGCGATATCGCGACCGTCCGTGACGGTTTTGAAGAGGTCGGATTCCATTCACAGTTCAGTCAGACCCCTTCGGTCGAACTGAATATCTATCGAGTCGGGTCACAGTCGCCCATCGAAGTGGCCGAAGCGGTCGAACAGACAATGAAGGATTTTGAGACCGTTTTGCCCCCCGGAGTGACTTGGCGGATCGACAGCAATAACGCCGAGGAGTTTCGTAGTCGGCTGGGATTGGTTGCCGAGAATGCATTGATGGCCGTCGGTATTGTGCTGGTCATTCTGTCGTTGTTCCTCGAAGTCCGCTTGGCGTTCTGGGTGATGATGGGAATGGCCGTCAGCTTTATCGGCGGTTTGTTGTTCCTGCCACTTGTCGGGGTCAGCGTCAACATGATTTCCCTGTTTGGCTTTCTGGTCGTTCTGGGAATTGTGGTCGACGATGCGGTGGTGGTAGGTGAAAACGTCTACGAAGAACGGCAGAAACGTGGCAACAATGAAGAGGCTGCCGTCGTGGGGACGCAGGAAGTGTCCGGACCGGTCACCTTCAGCATCCTGACCAATATTGTGGCGTTCGTTCCCCTGTTGTTTATCCCGGGCGAAACCGGGAAATTCTGGGGACCTTTGCCCATTGTGGTGATCGTCGTTCTGTCGCTCTCTTTGATTGAATCGCTGTTTATTCTTCCGTCGCACCTCGGGCACGCTCGAACAGCACGCCGTAGCCACGGCATTGGGGCTTGGCTGCACAACGGGCAGCAACGCTTTAGCCGTGCTTTCAATCGTGTTGTCGCGTTCTTCTACAAGCCCATACTGAGTGTCTGCTTGCGACACCGATATATCACTTCAACCTGTGCGTTCGCTCTCTTTCTGATTGTTGGAGGGTACGCCACAAGCGCCCACATGGGCATGATTCTGATGCCCGAGGTTTCGGCGGACGAAATCGAGGCGGGAGTCCGTATGCCTGTGGGGACGACTCAGGATCAAGCGGCAGAGATTGCCGATGCCGTCACCGAGGCGAGTGTGCGAATGTTTGAAGAGCACAATCTTTATGAGGTGGCCGAAGGGATCAAGACAAACGTTCGCGGACAGAGCTTTATTGATGTCGAAATTGTCATGAAGCCACCCGACGAGCGCGATATGACGGCCAATGAAGTGATTGAATTATGGCGAGATTCGATCGGTGATTTGCCTGGTGTGACTCAAGTGACCTTCGAAGCCGAAAGCGGGCCGGGGGGCGCTCGCCCGGATATCAGTATCGACCTTAGCCACAGCGATATCAGCGTCTTAGAAAAGGCGACCGAAGCGATGGTGGCTCGCCTGGAAACCTACTCAAATCTTCGCGACCTAAGCGACAACTACAACAAGGGAAAGAAGCAGTACGATTTCACACTTCGCCCCGAGGGACGCGCTTTGGGGATTACCGATGAAGAATTAGGTGAGCAACTACGCGGCGCCTTTTTTGGTTCGTTGGCGCTGCGGTTGTTGCGTGGTACGAATGAGATCGAAGTTCGAGTCAAATTGCCAGAAGACCAACGTGAAGATGTGCACCACCTTGAGGATTTGGTGATTCGCGCTCCCAACGGATCCGAGGTTCCGCTGTTGGATGTCGCTGAGAAAAAGGAAAGCCTAGCATTCAGTTCGATCAATCGTCGCGATGGACGAAGAGTCATCAATATTTCGATGGATGTCGAACCGAAGCGGGCGGTGACCCAGGTTATCGATGCTCTGAACAATAAAGAATTAAAACAGTTGCGTGAAGACTATCCCGGCATCACCTGGACCTTCGAAGGGAGCGACGCCGAAATGCGTGAAGCGACCGCGGCGCTCTGGGGATATTTTGGGTTGGCATTGGCAGTGATCTATTCGCTGTTGGCCATCGCTTTTCGAGGCTACATCCAACCATTGATCGTTCTGGTCGCAATCCCCTTCGGAATTGTTGGCGCGGTGATGGGGCATGTGATGTTGGGGTATGACCTGTCATTGGTCAGCTTGATGGGCGTGATCGCACTATCAGGCGTTGTGATCAACGACTCGCTGATCATGATCGACTATGCCAACCGTCATCGTGGGGAACATACCGCTTTCGACGCCATTTCGATGGCGGGCCTGCGACGTTTCCGCCCGATCATGCTCACCACGCTGACAACCTTCGGTGGTCTGATGCCGCTGATCTTCGAGGATTCGTTGCAGGCTCAGTACATCATCCCGATGGCCATTTCGTTGGGGTTTGGGATCCTGTTTTCAACCGCGATCATCCTGGTGTTGGTTCCATGCCTGTATTTGATCTTGGAAGACATCACCGGTTTGTTTGCAAAACCCAAACCGGCCCTCGCGGAAGGCGTTCGCTGA
- a CDS encoding DUF1501 domain-containing protein, translated as MLKSSGFPCGRSRREFVWEMGAGFAGVALAGLLGKQNAFAQPTARGIGGASIPTGGAKSCIFLMMNGAPSQVDTFDYKPELAKHAGKQLPADKKFINSGGRKMGFLTPAWRPFRPGGESGLLVSDYFPEVRKHADKLCVVNSCHTDSHAHGSALVAMNTGKTQIGRPSLGSWCVYGLGSENENLPGYVVMLDKRGGPISGQPNWSSGFMPATYSGTLFRPTGDPILDLQGPAHITRSVQREQLDLLAELNQRHLSERPGGQELADRIDSFELAYRMQSATPEAVDLSGESEQTLQMYGVGNQPTDEYGKNCLIARRLVERGVRFIQLYSGGGHLEETWDAHESIEKNHGRHAAEVDKPIAALLTDLEQRGLLDETLVVWGGEFGRMPFSEGKDAPGRNHNPYGFSMWLAGGGVRGGQTYGETDELGFEATVNKVHLHDLHATILHGMGLDHETLAWFHQGREETLTDVGGRVVHDLFL; from the coding sequence ATGTTGAAGTCATCCGGATTTCCTTGCGGCCGTTCGCGTCGCGAGTTTGTTTGGGAAATGGGTGCTGGTTTTGCCGGTGTCGCCCTCGCGGGATTGTTGGGTAAACAGAACGCGTTCGCCCAACCTACAGCCAGGGGGATCGGCGGCGCGTCGATCCCTACTGGAGGCGCGAAGTCTTGCATTTTTCTGATGATGAATGGCGCCCCCTCCCAGGTTGACACCTTCGATTACAAACCGGAGCTTGCCAAACATGCCGGCAAGCAATTGCCGGCCGACAAGAAATTTATCAATTCTGGAGGCCGCAAAATGGGCTTCCTGACGCCTGCCTGGAGGCCTTTTCGTCCGGGCGGCGAATCAGGGTTGCTGGTGTCCGACTATTTCCCCGAAGTCCGAAAGCATGCTGACAAATTGTGCGTGGTTAATTCCTGCCACACCGATAGCCATGCCCACGGGTCCGCTTTGGTCGCAATGAACACCGGGAAAACCCAAATCGGGCGGCCTTCGCTAGGAAGTTGGTGCGTGTATGGATTGGGTTCCGAGAACGAAAATCTGCCGGGCTATGTGGTGATGCTGGACAAGCGGGGCGGTCCTATCAGCGGACAGCCCAATTGGTCTAGCGGCTTTATGCCAGCTACCTATTCCGGCACGCTCTTTCGGCCTACGGGCGACCCGATCCTAGACCTGCAGGGCCCCGCTCATATCACTCGCTCGGTACAACGAGAACAGCTTGACCTCCTTGCAGAACTGAATCAGCGACATCTATCGGAAAGACCCGGCGGCCAAGAATTGGCAGACCGCATCGACAGTTTTGAGCTCGCCTACCGAATGCAGTCAGCGACCCCTGAAGCAGTTGACCTGTCCGGTGAAAGCGAGCAGACGCTCCAGATGTACGGCGTCGGCAACCAACCTACCGATGAATACGGCAAGAACTGCCTGATCGCTCGCCGCTTGGTCGAACGAGGCGTCCGCTTTATTCAGCTCTATTCAGGTGGCGGTCACCTGGAAGAGACCTGGGACGCGCACGAAAGCATTGAAAAGAATCACGGCCGACATGCAGCAGAAGTCGATAAACCGATTGCCGCGCTGTTGACCGACCTGGAACAACGAGGCCTACTGGACGAGACGCTGGTCGTATGGGGCGGAGAGTTCGGCCGCATGCCATTCAGCGAAGGAAAAGACGCGCCCGGGCGAAATCATAACCCCTACGGTTTCAGCATGTGGCTGGCTGGCGGAGGCGTCCGCGGGGGGCAAACGTACGGCGAAACCGACGAACTTGGTTTTGAAGCGACCGTGAACAAAGTTCACTTGCACGACCTGCACGCGACCATCCTGCACGGCATGGGGCTGGACCACGAAACCCTCGCTTGGTTCCATCAAGGCCGTGAAGAAACACTGACCGATGTCGGCGGGCGAGTGGTTCACGACCTTTTCCTCTAA